In Triticum dicoccoides isolate Atlit2015 ecotype Zavitan unplaced genomic scaffold, WEW_v2.0 scaffold56929, whole genome shotgun sequence, the following proteins share a genomic window:
- the LOC119347000 gene encoding tRNA-specific 2-thiouridylase MnmA-like, with protein sequence LEAIENLGFDYIASGHYAHVVHPHVENAKEPSVLQLLKDEIKDQTYFLSHLSQPQLRRLLFPLGCITKDEVRSLAVQMDLPNQARKDSQGICFLGKVKFSEFVQRHIGEMEGILLEAETGDYLGMHRGFWFYTIGQRQGLRLSGGPWYVVEKDVQNNVVFVSRNYYSLDKRRRTFRVGSMNWFSDSGPAITARRHERRDEEIF encoded by the exons TTAGAagcaattgaaaatttgggatttgaTTACATAGCTTCAGGACATTATGCACATGTAGTCCATCCACACGTTGAGAACGCTAAAGAACCATCGGTGCTCCAACTTTTGAAAGACGAG ATCAAGGATCAAACTTATTTCCTCTCACATCTCTCTCAGCCCCAGCTTAGAAGGCTTCTTTTTCCACTGGGGTGTATAACAAAG GATGAAGTTCGCAGTCTGGCTGTTCAGATGGACCTTCCTAACCAAGCTAGAAAGGATTCTCAGGGGATATGTTTTCTTGGAAAG GTCAAATTCAGTGAGTTTGTTCAAAGACATATTGGAGAAATGGAGGGTATACTTCTTGAGGCTGAAACTGGAGATTACCTAGGGATGCACCGTGGGTTTTGGTTCTATACGATTGGTCAGCGACAAGGTTTGCGACTTTCTGGAGGACCTTG GTATGTTGTGGAGAAAGATGTGCAAAATAATGTGGTTTTTGTATCAAGGAATTACTATTCACTGGATAAGAGGAGGCGAACATTTCGTGTTGGATCGATGAACTGGTTTAGCGATTCTGGGCCAGCGATTACCGCGCGCCGCCATGAACGCCGCGACGAGGAAATCTTTTAG